A part of Aegilops tauschii subsp. strangulata cultivar AL8/78 chromosome 2, Aet v6.0, whole genome shotgun sequence genomic DNA contains:
- the LOC109752212 gene encoding uncharacterized protein, which yields MGKGDREKEAKHRRRGRSSKRSRNATPSSDSDSSPLSDSSPSRSPGPRSRSSSKPEKSSSSRRRRHHRKSSGRSRSSRDDDRHRHRRRRRDERARHSSDGSDLSGSGSDDSGWMEEAQEIVRGILSEFPAITSELRQLLQMIDSGEGIDISGISDKPLVKHLKKLFRSLKLKESANGAYLLSAKGVPTLDVVGPVLEASAKHGNDPNETVARNRQQVPLPNFDVQNKDDIPPEDGGKVDREEDTPIKRVIGPAMPSRELLAAAAEMTEALRCRDAELEADDGFLIGPPPPAMVAEAASANEAERFEEVTRILGADADALYDVLGINWKMSSDNIKKRYWKLSLLVHPDKCPHPSAQEAFVKLNNAFKDLQDPQKRGAIDEKIQKKEEMEQFEVELKAMREAAEWRRLQGISLEGDEELLAVPKQPEAPPTRDEWMTTLPPERKAGVPMHSTTAFSMNGKEGRGDTSAWTDSPLDRAQKAQQNYLEAYNKAKAIADGHEEQGKSANASLVDKYNSSKRSVSLVQKHRESKKEKKKQKQQRGKEEWEENHPWKPWDREKDLTAGRQNVALDPENTAQGLSSRFSSGAVQRNFL from the exons ATGGGAAAGGGTGACAGGGAGAAGGAAGCGAAGCACCGACGACGCGGCCGCAGCAGCAAGAGATCGCGCAATGCCACACCCTCGTCGGACTCTGATTCTTCCCCTTTGTCGGACTCCTCTCCTAGCCGCAGCCCCGGGCCCCGGAGTCGCAGTAGCAGCAAACCTGAAAAGTCTTCCTCGtctcgtcgccgccgccatcaCCGTAAGAGCAGCGGCCGCTCACGCAGTTCCCGTGACGATGATAGACATCGTCACCGGCGGAGGCGCCGGGATGAGCGTGCCCGTCACAGCAGCGATGGCAGCGACCTGTCGGGATCAGGCTCAGATGATTCAGGATGGATGGAGGAGGCGCAGGAAATCGTCCGTGGCATTCTCAGTGAATTCCCTGCCATCACCAGCGAGCTTCGTCAG CTTCTCCAAATGATAGATAGCGGTGAAGGCATTGATATTTCCGGAATTTCTGACAAGCCATTGGTGAAGCATTTGAAGAAACTTTTCAGATCCCTGAAATTGAAAGAAAGTGCAAATGGAGCTTACTTGCTTTCAGCAAAAGGTGTTCCTACCCTTGATGTTGTTGGACCAGTATTAGAAGCAAGTGCCAAACATGGAAATGATCCAAATGAAACTGTGGCACGAAATAGACAACAAGTACCGTTGCCTAACTTTGACGTACAAAATAAAGATGACATCCCTCCTGAAGATGGAGGAAAAGTTGACCGGGAAGAGGACACCCCTATAAAGAG GGTAATTGGTCCTGCAATGCCATCACGTGAATTACTAGCTGCAGCAGCCGAAATGACAGAGGCTCTTAGGTGCCG GGATGCTGAATTGGAAGCTGATGATGGATTTCTTATAGGTCCTCCACCACCAGCCATGGTCGCTGAAGCTGCATCTGCAAATGAAGCCGAGCGATTCGAAGAG GTTACTCGAATATTGGGTGCTGATGCAGATGCACTCTATGATGTTCTGGGCATAAATTGGAAGATGTCGTCTGATAACATCAAGAAAAG GTATTGGAAGCTATCTCTTTTAGTGCATCCGGACAAGTGCCCTCATCCTTCAGCACAGGAGGCTTTTGTGAAATTGAACAATGCCTTTAAAGACTTACAAGACCCTCAAAAG AGAGGCGCAATAGATGAGAAGATACAAAAGAAAGAAGAGATGGAACAATTCGAG GTTGAGCTTAAAGCAATGCGCGAGGCTGCAGAATGGAGACGATTACAAG GTATATCTCTTGAAGGCGATGAAGAACTTTTGGCAGTTCCGAAACAGCCAGAGGCACCACCTACACGAGATGAATGGATGACTACATTGCCACCTGAAAGAAAA GCTGGAGTACCAATGCATTCAACTACGGCATTTAGCATGAATGGCAAAGAAGGACGTGGTGACACAAGTGCATGGACAGATAGTCCACTTGATAGAGCCCAGAAAGCACAGCAAAA CTACTTAGAAGCCTACAACAAAGCAAAGGCAATTGCAGATGGACATGAAGAGCAGGGCAAAAGCGCAAATGCTTCTCTTGTGGATAAATACAACTCCTCCAAGCGGTCGGTATCTCTTGTGCAGAAGCACCGAGAGAGCAAAAAGGAGAAAAAAAAGCAGAAGCAACAACGAGGGAAGGAAGAATGGGAGGAGAACCACCCATGGAAGCCGTGGGACCGTGAGAAAGACTTGACCGCTGGGCGGCAAAATGTGGCTTTGGATCCAGAGAACACGGCACAAGGACTGTCGTCCCGTTTCTCATCTGGAGCTGTGCAGAGGAACTTCCTGTGA